In Parus major isolate Abel chromosome 1, Parus_major1.1, whole genome shotgun sequence, the following proteins share a genomic window:
- the STOML3 gene encoding stomatin-like protein 3, with the protein MQIISSLYLVGSKTSWTKYIPDRGWPQNTIQLHQRLGVRLEKTRFGVCKHPLLTSVTNSQKTLVQGISPVILPPSSAFCVSPAASRYTAVSSVRGSELPSKGMDPQRERPKKMNTEHLIADRQEGIGVCGWILVSLSFLLVLITFPISIWACIKVVREYERAVVFRLGRILPKKAKGPGMILVLPCTDTFIKVDLRTVTCKIPPQEILTRDAVTAQVDGVVHYRIHSAVSAVANVTDVHSATLLLAQTALRNVLGTQSLAQLLAGREEIAHSVQATLGSATEQWGVKVGRVEIKDIQIPVAMQRAMAAEAEAARETKAKVVAAEGEMNASKALQKASMVLSESPAALPLRYLQTLTAVAAQNNSTIVFPLPINMSGGLGQKSTGG; encoded by the exons ATGCAAATTATTTCCAGTTTGTATTTAGTGGGGTCTAAGACCAGCTGGACCAAGTACATCCCAGACAGAGGATGGCCACAGAATACCATCCAGTTACATCAGAGACTTGGTGTAAGACTTGAGAAGACAAGATTTGGTGTTTGTAAACACCCTCTCCTCACCAGCGTAACTAACTCCCAGAAGACTCTTGTACAGGGGATTTCTCCTGTCATCCTGCCTCCCTCTTCAGCATTTTGTGTGAGCCCTGCAGCTTCAAGGTACACTGCTGTCTCATCTGTGAGGGGATCAGAGCTTCCCTCTAAGGGGATGGATCCCCAGAGAGAGAGACCCAAGAAAATGAACACAGAACATCTAATTG CTGACAGGCAGGAAGGAATTGGTGTCTGTGGCTGGATCCTGGTTTCCCTTTCATTCCTCCTGGTGCTTATTACCTTTCCCATTTCCATCTGGGCATGTATTAAG gTTGTCAGAGAGTATGAACGTGCTGTTGTATTTCGTCTGGGACGTATTCTGCCTAAGAAAGCAAAGGGACCAG gaatgaTCCTTGTACTTCCATGTACAGATACATTTATCAAGGTTGATCTTAGGACAGTTACCTGTAAGATTCCTCCACAAGAG ATTCTCACAAGAGACGCTGTTACTGCCCAGGTGGATGGGGTGGTGCACTACAGGATCCACAGTGCTGTCAGTGCTGTTGCCAACGTCACTGATGTCCACTCTGCCACCTTGCTCCTGGCACAGACAGCCCTGAGAAATGTTCTGGGTACACAGAGCTtggctcagctcctggcaggtCGAGAGGAGATTGCACACAGTGTCCAG GCTACCCTTGGCAGTGCCACGGAGCAGTGGGGAGTCAAAGTGGGCCGTGTGGAGATCAAAGACATCCAGATCCCTGTGGCCATGCAGAGGGCAATGGCAGCTGAAGCAGAGGCTGCTCGAGAGACAAAAGCTAAG GTTGtggcagctgaaggagaaatgAATGCTTCCAAAGCTCTCCAGAAGGCCTCCATGGTGCTGTCTGAGTCTCCAGCAGCTCTACCGCTGCGTTACCTGCAAACGTTGacagctgtggcagcacagaATAATTCCACCATTGTCTTCCCTCTCCCTATAAATATGTCTGGAGGTTTGGGGCAGAAAAGTACAGGGGGATAG